Proteins encoded within one genomic window of Episyrphus balteatus chromosome 1, idEpiBalt1.1, whole genome shotgun sequence:
- the LOC129920846 gene encoding uncharacterized protein LOC129920846, which translates to MPIYLSELNDTEYHQICTEFWIMWNMINCCGAIDGKHIAIQCPPNSSSNFFNYKKHCVDGCFRLMYKITYADVGAYGNQSDGGQALYKPAALAKGFSKTFFRSCLLKIYPTPKQLYPAIL; encoded by the exons ATGCCTATATATTTGAGTGAACTAAATGATACAGAATACCATCAGATTTGCACTGAGTTTTGGATCATGTGGAACATGATAAACTGTTGTGGTGCCATCGATGGCAAACATATTGCCATTCAATGCCCACCAAACTCCAGCagtaattttttcaattataagAAACATTGTGTTGATGGCTGTTTCAGATTGATGTACAAAATTACGTATGCAGACGTTGGAGCATACGGAAACCAGAGCGATGGag GCCAGGCATTATACAAGCCAGCAGCTCTGGCAAAAGGCTTTTCCAAAACCTTCTTCCGATCCTGCCTCCTAAAAATCTACCCAACACCCAAACAACTATACCCCGCTATTTTGTAG
- the LOC129920820 gene encoding uncharacterized protein LOC129920820 isoform X2, protein MEKILTICCLLSILHFSLAGYSQQPEYQVSLVVKLPGNYGDLIHLGNGVILDERLILTTADCLHFKFGPNAKPTQLDPSVLSVFAGSTNGQTRALQMNVSSIEFEKNFNSTTLENDLALLTLEHPLPLGTRSDIRWIMLDDNSHMNRSCLVNFFSRNKKDAIPDFYQTEELYMINNAICRNSTKYPAARKHDICSNYILPHRFDCEKANSFLSLNNDRGTGLVCKSFLVGLLSSVVTRPNPANNCSDVVLKAFYTYINPHLMWIYSVMSKMESEYISTPYDASLNPLVLNPIPSTDFSNSFNSTSTTNSTSITNSTSITNSTLLLNSTISTFPFTNLTMNSTVVNSTPNPLSTNSTKWNTTSTSIPVRNNTLKPITYNNVASTVRVPGYGSPPDTNIRHPSSKPPIQNIFKNRGVMVRLNYGSFMIAFAFLIVPFIYL, encoded by the exons atggaaaaaatcCTCACCATATGTTGCTTACTTTCAATATTACACTTCTCTTTGGCTGGTTATAGTCAACAACCAGAATACCAGGTTTCACTTGTTGTCAAATTGCCAGGAAACTACGGAGATCTTATTCATCTTGGTAACGGTGTTATACTTGACGAGAGACTGATATTAACAACAGCGGATTGTCTACACTTCAAGTTTGGTCCAAATGCAAAGCCGACCCAACTGGATCCTTCGGTATTAAGTGTGTTTGCCGGGAGTACAAATGGCCAAACACGTGCCCTTCAAATGAATGTTTCTTCAATtgaatttgagaaaaatttcaattcaactaCGTTAGAGAATGATTTAGCTTTGTTGACACTGGAGCACCCTTTACCGTTAGGAACACGATCGGATATCAGATGGATAATGCTTGATGACAATAGTCATATGAATCGTTCGTGTTTAGTGAACTTCTTTTCGAGAAat AAAAAAGATGCTATTCCTGATTTTTATCAAACCGAGGAGCTTTATATGATAAACAACGCAATATGCCGGAATTCTACAAAATATCCTGCTGCTCGAAAACATGATATTTGCTCTAATTATATTCTTCCTCATCGATTCGATTGTGAA aaagcaaattcatttttgtCTCTAAACAACGATCGTGGAACTGGGCTAGTGTGCAAAAGTTTTCTAGTAGGCTTGCTTTCGTCAGTGGTAACGCGACCAAATCCAGCTAACAATTGTTCAGATGTAGTGTTGAAGGCTTTTTATACTTACATTAATCCACATTTGATGTGGATCTATTCGGTAATGTCAAAAATGGAATCCGAATATATCTCAACTCCCTACGATGCATCACTAAATCCACTTGTTCTGAATCCTATTC ctTCAACagatttttcaaactcattCAACTCAACATCGACTACGAATTCAACATCGATAACGAACTCAACATCGATAACAAACTCAACATTGTTGCTAAACTCTACAATCTCCACCTTTCCATTTACGAATCTTACGATGAATTCGACTGTTGTAAACTCAACA CCAAACCCTCTATCGACAAATTCAACAAAATGGAACACAACATCAACAAGTATTCCTGTTAGGAATAATACATTAAAACCAATAACATACAACAACGTAGCTTCAACAGTCCGGGTGCCAGGATACGGTTCCCCTCCTGATACAAACATAAGACACCCAAGTTCAAAACcaccaattcaaaatatttttaaaaacagaggAGTTATGGTTAGACTAAATTATGGAAGTTTTATGATAGCATTTGCGTTTCTTATTGTACCATTTATTTATCTTTAA
- the LOC129920820 gene encoding uncharacterized protein LOC129920820 isoform X1, whose amino-acid sequence MEKILTICCLLSILHFSLAGYSQQPEYQVSLVVKLPGNYGDLIHLGNGVILDERLILTTADCLHFKFGPNAKPTQLDPSVLSVFAGSTNGQTRALQMNVSSIEFEKNFNSTTLENDLALLTLEHPLPLGTRSDIRWIMLDDNSHMNRSCLVNFFSRNKKDAIPDFYQTEELYMINNAICRNSTKYPAARKHDICSNYILPHRFDCEKANSFLSLNNDRGTGLVCKSFLVGLLSSVVTRPNPANNCSDVVLKAFYTYINPHLMWIYSVMSKMESEYISTPYDASLNPLVLNPIPSTDFSNSFNSTSTTNSTSITNSTSITNSTLLLNSTISTFPFTNLTMNSTVVNSTLTNFNLTFVNSTDVLNYATPNPLSTNSTKWNTTSTSIPVRNNTLKPITYNNVASTVRVPGYGSPPDTNIRHPSSKPPIQNIFKNRGVMVRLNYGSFMIAFAFLIVPFIYL is encoded by the exons atggaaaaaatcCTCACCATATGTTGCTTACTTTCAATATTACACTTCTCTTTGGCTGGTTATAGTCAACAACCAGAATACCAGGTTTCACTTGTTGTCAAATTGCCAGGAAACTACGGAGATCTTATTCATCTTGGTAACGGTGTTATACTTGACGAGAGACTGATATTAACAACAGCGGATTGTCTACACTTCAAGTTTGGTCCAAATGCAAAGCCGACCCAACTGGATCCTTCGGTATTAAGTGTGTTTGCCGGGAGTACAAATGGCCAAACACGTGCCCTTCAAATGAATGTTTCTTCAATtgaatttgagaaaaatttcaattcaactaCGTTAGAGAATGATTTAGCTTTGTTGACACTGGAGCACCCTTTACCGTTAGGAACACGATCGGATATCAGATGGATAATGCTTGATGACAATAGTCATATGAATCGTTCGTGTTTAGTGAACTTCTTTTCGAGAAat AAAAAAGATGCTATTCCTGATTTTTATCAAACCGAGGAGCTTTATATGATAAACAACGCAATATGCCGGAATTCTACAAAATATCCTGCTGCTCGAAAACATGATATTTGCTCTAATTATATTCTTCCTCATCGATTCGATTGTGAA aaagcaaattcatttttgtCTCTAAACAACGATCGTGGAACTGGGCTAGTGTGCAAAAGTTTTCTAGTAGGCTTGCTTTCGTCAGTGGTAACGCGACCAAATCCAGCTAACAATTGTTCAGATGTAGTGTTGAAGGCTTTTTATACTTACATTAATCCACATTTGATGTGGATCTATTCGGTAATGTCAAAAATGGAATCCGAATATATCTCAACTCCCTACGATGCATCACTAAATCCACTTGTTCTGAATCCTATTC ctTCAACagatttttcaaactcattCAACTCAACATCGACTACGAATTCAACATCGATAACGAACTCAACATCGATAACAAACTCAACATTGTTGCTAAACTCTACAATCTCCACCTTTCCATTTACGAATCTTACGATGAATTCGACTGTTGTAAACTCAACATTAACCAATTTCAATTTGACATTTGTTAACTCAACGGATGTTTTAAACTATGCAACACCAAACCCTCTATCGACAAATTCAACAAAATGGAACACAACATCAACAAGTATTCCTGTTAGGAATAATACATTAAAACCAATAACATACAACAACGTAGCTTCAACAGTCCGGGTGCCAGGATACGGTTCCCCTCCTGATACAAACATAAGACACCCAAGTTCAAAACcaccaattcaaaatatttttaaaaacagaggAGTTATGGTTAGACTAAATTATGGAAGTTTTATGATAGCATTTGCGTTTCTTATTGTACCATTTATTTATCTTTAA